The Candidatus Nanosynbacter sp. HMT-352 genomic interval TGACGAGTGATAGAATATAAGTATGTGTATAGTGTGTAGGGTGGCTACTGGCGGCATGGCGATTGCTGTTGCTTTAACGCCAACGGTTAATATGACAGCACCCAATGAGAGTAAGAGTGATGCTAAGAAGGCGATTAGTGTTAAAATTTTCTCTGAAATAAAATCTCCGTCGTCGCTATCCAGCTTTAAGGTACCAGATATCCAGACTCCAGATTGGCACTCCACATCTCAATCGTCAAAAAAATCAAATTCTGGAGCGAAAAAAGAAGTCACATATACAATATCAACAAAGGGCAATGTCCGATCAAATTTGTCTGAATTCTCGAAACAGGTAAACGAAACCTTAAATGACAATCGAGGCTGGGCGCGTATGGGGATTGTTTTTAAAGAGGTAAAAGAGGGTGGAAGTTTCAATTTAGTTCTGTCGCAAGCTGAATTAATGTCGTCGTTCTCGTCAGGCTGTGACGCGAATTGGAGCTGTCGAGTTGGGTCTTCTGTCATTATCAATGACAATCGATGGTCTGGCGCAACTACAGCGTGGAATGAAGCGGGTGGCGATATTCGTAATTATCGACATATGGTGATCAATCATGAAGTTGGGCACTGGTTGGGACATGGGCATTTGAATTGTTCTGGGGCTAATAATCCAGCGGCGGTTATGCAGCAGCAGTCAATTGATTTACAGGGGTGTGCTTTTAATCCTTGGCCGCTTGATAGTGAATTATGGTCAACTACGCTAGGGATAGAACTATGAAATTGATAAAAAATCACCGTACACTTAAATTAGCTATTGTCATAAGTTTTATAACGCTGATAATGATATTGGCGTATGGATTCATGAGTTGGAAATCTTGGGAAAATGTTCAAATCGTGACAAAAAACACTAATGAAGTGGAGAGCTCACTGTTTATTAATTTGCAAAAAGACAAATTATCCGTTGAAAAATTGAACGAATATTTGGTTGATTTAAAGAATAAACGCCAAAGCTGCGATGTGGTATTTTTTATATCTTGGCAGAAGAACGTTAATGCTAGATTTAAAAAGTATTCAGAAGAATGCAATAAATCGGTAGAGAAGATGAGCCGAACTATACAGAGTATAGAGAATATTGTCAGCTTTATGGAATTTGATAAGGAGTTGAGCGATGAAATACGTATGGTGTCGGATAGTCTATCGAAGACCAAGCAAAATGACTTTATTGCTATGGAGAAAATATGGACTGGCGCAAAGAAGAGGTTAGAATCCAGAGAAGACGAGGTTGATTTACGTAAGTTAGTGATGAAGAAAATAGATACTATTTTATTGGCTGTGCGTGATTTAAAGTCGGCTAACGAAAAGAAAGATAGCGACCAGTTTACTATAGCCAGGGATAAATTTACTGTGGCTATTAACGCCTGGATTGGTTTGCAAAATGAGTTAACACAAGAATCTCAGATTAGAATAGACAATCTATTAAGAGAGTTTTAGAATAAATCTGCAATAAAAAATATCCCTCTATGTGATGGGATATTTTTCTTCTCGAATCTCGCAGAAAACGAGAATTTTTTGTGGTGGAACTCATAATTTCTAAAGCTCCAACAGGTGCCGTCAGTAACTGACTTTATTAGTATAGCTAACGCGTCAGTAAAATGCAATATTTTATTCACAATAAAAACTACTTATGTAAATATTGACAAAGTATTAGTAATATGCTAGCATATAAACATAACACATATCATGTGTGATATATAAAGGTGAGGGTTTCCATTTAAATTTATGTGGAAATCTTTTTTAAAAAACGGAGGAAAACCTTCCTATGGCAGGAACAAAGGCTGGCGGCTTAAAGGCTGCTCAAAAAAATCTAGCTCGTGATCCAGATTTTTACGCAAAAATCGGACGTAAGGGCGGTAAAAATGGTCGAACTGGTGGCTTTGCTGCAAATCCAGCTTTGGCTCGTATCGCTGGTGCTAAGGGCGGACGCATTTCACGCCGTACTAAGAAGACAGTACAAAAAATTGCAGAATAAGACCGCTCCAATCTCTTAAAATTAGCCTCCGTATGAGAGGCTTATTTTATTTGATATCTTTTAAGTTGGCAGGATTTTGCTTGATTTACGCGCCATTCTGAGTGGCAATTAATACACTTGTAAGATGAGGAAGTGGTCTGTAATCCAACTGCACTACAGTGAGGACAAAGACTACGTTTATGTAGCCAGTCCCTGTAGCTATCCAAAGAATCTTGAATATTATCGTCGTCCATACTGAGTGTTAAATCGTATTTTGGCGCCAAAGTATCAACGGCATACTCCCAGGCGGCTCTTTCCATCTCGATTAACTGGATGTCATATTGATAATTTCTATGACCAAGTTTAGCATGCGCGATTTCGTGTAAAAGTTGCACTAAGTCTTCTTGTGAATCTAATTTTTCGTAATAGACTGTTTGTGAATTAGGGTTCCAGGAAAATACTTCACCCTCCTTGAATTGCAGTTCTGGAAAATCGTGTTCAATTTGAGGTAAGCTGACTGATGGCATTGTCGTAGCATCCGTATAATACAATTTCTTCTGGGTTAGGGGCACTGATTATTTTTGGTACAGATATGGCGGCGGGTAAGTTTTCTGCCAGGAGGCCGCTTAAAATATCTGAAAAATAGGATGTGAACACTCCCACGCTCCCGCCAATAACAACGACATCTGGTTGTGTAAAGGCAATGAGTGGTTGCAATCCAGCTTTTATCCTATTGGCAACCTCTTCCCAGACTTCCAGGGGCGTGTCTGATGATAATTCGCCAAAAATTCTCTGTAAAACTCTACCTGCAGCAATTTCTTCCCAGGTGGTAATCTTGCCATTGTAATTCAAAGACATATGTCCGCCCTCGCAGTCGCTAAGCTCTTTATGCAGATTTCCATTCAGGATTAGGGAAGTGCCAACGCCGGTCCCTAGGGTAATATATAGACCGCATCTGGGAGTTTTGGGCAATCTGAGCATACTTGCCAGTCCTGCCATATTGGCATCATTTGCAATGAATATTGGTATATTAGGAAAATATCGGGAAAGTAGCTCACGGATAGGTTGATTTTTCCAGCCGAGATTTTGGCACCACACTGCCACGCCATCTTTAACTACTCCTGGCAGAGCCACAGAAATTGCATCAATTGGTTTATCGTTCGTAATCAGATGAATTTGATTGGCAACGCGTTGAATGTATTGGTCTACGTTTTTAGGGGTGGGGAATTTAATGATATGCTTAGGATTTTTTTCCTCGTCAAAGCTGGCTACTAATGTTTTGGTCCCACCTGTGTCAACCGTAATAATCATATTCTTATTATATCACCAGCTTTACTTATAAGAGGTCATTATGATATAATAAAGAAAATTTGAGTGGAGATGTAATATGAAGCGAACAAATCAGATTGGATCAATTGGAGTTTTTGTAATAGTAGGCGCTATTTTAGTGGCTATATCTTTGGCTGTTCTTTACGGAATTAGGCAAAATAATTTATCACAAGATGGATCACCGATTTCTAGCGATTTGATAGCATCAGAGAATAGTAATAAGAATTCACAAAACGGCACATCTCAGCAGTCTGTAGATCAAAAAACGAATAATCAATCAGGCGGAAGAGGTGAGGCGCGAACCGACGTGAAAACTGAAGAGTCGAAGAAGACAACTCCTACACCTGCACCTTCCCAGTCTCAGCAGTCACCGTCATCTACAACTCCAACTCCAGCTCCTTCTACTACTTCTAAGCAATCTAATGGAGGATTACCAAAAACTGGACCAGAAGATGTAGCTGTTTCTGCAGTGGCTTTTGGTATTTTGGCGTTTTTAACGGTGGCTTATCAGCGATCTCGCTATCTTATCTAGCTTTGACTTCTATCTATCTGTTGTGATATAATTGTGATAATCTGTGGGGATATTTTTATTATGTCCCTAAAGAATAATATCAATTTTAAGGAAGGGGTCTTTAGAAGACTTATGGCAGATGCCAAAATTACAATGGATGACCTGCTGGCTCAAGCAGGCGATAGTGTTAAACAACTTACTGTTGGTGAAACAGTTGACGGTACTGTTTTATCAGTAAAGAAGCACGAAATTTTAATCGATTTAGGACCTTTGGGTGTTGGCTTGGTTCCACGCCGCGAAGTTAGCCTTTCAAAGAACTACAATGTTGGTGATTCAGTAATTGCTAGCGTAATTGATACCGAATTGGAAGATGGTTATTCGCTACTTTCATTACGCAAGGCTGCGAAAGATCGTGGTTGGGATGAAGTTATGGCTAAACTGGAATCTGGTGAAATCATCACTGTTGTGCCATACGACGCTAACCGCGGTGGACTACTAGTTGAATACGAAGGCATTCGCGGATTCTTGCCAGTATCGCAATTGTCAGCTGAACACTATCCTCGTGTAGGTTCTAGTGACAAGGACGAAATCTTGCAGCGATTGAACAGCTTAGTAAAGAGGGATATTAAAGCGCGAATCTTGGACGCTGACCGCAAGGCTAATAAATTGATCTTCTCTGAAAAAGAGGCGGTTAAAGAAGGTTTGGCGGAGCGATTCCAGAAGTTAGCAATCGGTGACACAGTCACAGGCGTTGTTACAGGTGTTGTTGACTTTGGTGTATTCGTTAACGTTGAAGGTATTGAAGGTTTGATTCACATCTCAGAAATTAGCTGGGAGCGTGTTAATAATCCATCTGACTATGTAAAGGTTGGTCAAACTATCGAAGCTAAGATTATTGCAATCGACAAAGAGCGCTTGAGCTTGAGCATGAAGCAATTGACCAAAGATCCATGGTTGGATGAAGTTGAGCAATTTAAGCCTGGCGAGAAAGTTGAAGGAACTGTAACTCGAATTACTCCATTTGGTGCATTCGTACAGTTGAGCCCAGCGGTTGAAGCTTTGGTTCACGTGTCAGAGCTTGGTGGTGACGGTACTGATCCTGAAAAGGTATTTACGTTGAACGAGCGTAAAGAATTTACAGTTTTGGACATCGATAAGGAAAATCGTAAGATTTCTCTTTCACTCGGCAAATCATCAAAGAAAAAATAATACAAATCCCCTGAAGCGTAGTTACGCCCAGAGGTGAGAGGAGCTTATTATGGCAGAAAAAATCGTCAATATTGCAGATTCGGTAACGGTTGGCGAATTGGCTGAAACTCTGGGATTGTCAGTAACTACGCTAATTGGTGAATTGTTTAAGAATGGTATTGCCGCGACGATTAATCAGCGGCTGGATTTTGAGACTGCGCAGATTATTGTTGAGGAACTAGGTCTAGATGTGCAGCTAAGTCGTAAGGTGGTCTCTGCAGAAATTCATCATCATGCGCACAAATTGTCAGATAAGGCAGTTCCTCGTCCACCAATTGTGGCTGTGATGGGGCATGTTGACCACGGTAAAACGAGTTTATTGGATGCGATTCTTGATAATAAAACGGCAGCTGGTGAAGCCGGGGGGATTACTCAGCATATTAGCGCCTATCAAGCACAGCGTAATGGACGAACTATCACGTTATTGGATACTCCAGGTCACGAGGCTTTTGCGGCATTAAGGCAACACGGAGCTACGCTTACAGACGTGGTTATTATTGTGGTAGCAGCAGATGACGGAGTTAAACCTCAGACCGTTGAAGCTATTCGATTTGCTAGGTCAGCTAACGCTAAAATTGTGGTGGCAATTAATAAGATTGATAAAGAGGCGGCTAATCCGCAACTGGTAAAGACTCAATTGGCATCTGAGCATGGTTTGAACCCTGAAGAATGGGGTGGCGATACTGTGATGGTTGAGGTTAGCGCAAAAACCGGTCAGAACTTAGATAAGCTTTTGGATATGGTTTTATTGGTGGCAGATATGGAAGATTTGCGCGCAGATGAAGATGTTCCGGCTGAAGGTCTAGTGATCGAGGCTCATATGGAAACTGGTCGCGGTGCCGTGGTTGGTTTATTGGTAGAAAATGGTCATTTGAGGCCAGGTCATTATCTGGTTGCTGGGACGGCTTATGGACGAGTCCGAACGCTTCAAGATTTCCGTGGTAAAACCGTTAAGGATGCCGGTCCAAGTATGCCAGTGAATATGACTGGATTTAAGGAGTTGCCGCAATTTGGTGATGGATTCAGCATTGCGAAGAGTGAAAAAGAGGCTCGCAATTTGGCGCAAAGGGCTAAAATTGAACAGGAGAAAATGGCAGCCACAACTAATGTTACTGGTGCGGATATCCTTAAGATGATGAATCGAAAACACGATGCAGAAGATTTTAATGTGATCATTAAGGCTGACGTTCAGGGTTCGGTGACGTCTGTGGTTGATAGTTTGAAGCTTATTGATACAAATGGTGAGGTTGAGCTGCACGTCGTCGGCACGGGTGTTGGCAATATTTCCGAGAACGATATTCATTTGGCGGTCGGTGAAAATACAGTGATTTATGGCTTTAATGTCGATTTGCCACCAGCGGTTAAGCGATTAGCGGCGCGTGAACATGTGGAAGTGCGAATTTTTAAGGTAATTTATGAATTGTTGGATGACGCTAAGGCTTCAATGGAGGCGTTATTGGCTCCAGAAGTTGTTGAAACTGAAATTGGCGAGCTGGAAGTTAAGGGTGTGTTTAGGACCGTGCGTGAAGAAGTGATTGCTGGCGGTGAAGTGAAGCGCGGTAAGGTTGCTAAGGATCTTTTGGCTCGAGTAAAGCGTGGCGAAGAACAAATTGCCGAGGTTGAAGTTTCTTCTGTGCAGCGTCAGCAACAAGAGGCGAAAGAGGTCTTTGAGGGTGAAATGTGTGGATTAAGTCTTAAAACGAACAAAAAGATTACTCTGGAGATTGGCGATAGGCTGGAGTTCTTTACTAGGGAATTAGTGAAGAAGACACTGGGGTAGACTGTTCTAAGTATTGACTTTTTTGTGTATTTATGATAGTATCTTAGATATACATAAGTTTATTGCCATTCTGCGTGCAGAGGGCGAAAGGAAACCACCACAAAATGATCAAAACACCCGAAGGTTCGTCCAGCGCAGACGTCAAAAACAATTCCGAGAAGTTGTCGTCTGTGCTTAGAGAAATGGGTCGGACTGCGATGAAAGCGGTAAAAAAGACTTGGAGGACAATGATTGGCAGGGATTCTGATGAGTATGCTGCTAATGATAGCTTGGCGCCAGAAGTTTCTAAGCCGCCCAAACCCACACCTATTGATATACTTATAAATGAGCAGAAGGATAAGGCGGGGGATGAAGCCGCCAAGCATTCTACTGATCCAGAAGGCTTAACACCATACGAACAGGCTATGCGAGATAAGTATCTTGGCAATGAATATGACGAAGCTGAATATGGCGACGACGAACCAAAGAAGGATGAATCTTACACTAAAGCCAATACCGAAAAAACCGAGATGAGCGTAGATGAACACGAGGCAGCTGCTCTCCTTAAGGTTGCTAGGGAAAGGTTCGCTAAGGCTAGTATTGCCGTTGAAACTCACTTCTTCAAGAACTACTTTGGTGGAAAGAAGCGCCAAGATGAATTAGAGGCCGCTACCGAACAATTGAAGCAGAGCGAATTGGAATACATGCGTATTAAGTTTGCTGATGAAATCGAAGCAGCAAAACAAGACGCAGATAAGCAGGCTGGGTTGGCGGCGGAAATAGCTCAGGCGGTATTTGCAAATGCACAAGAAACTTCAAAGAGGACATCTGAGAAGTATGATGAGATG includes:
- a CDS encoding DUF3152 domain-containing protein encodes the protein MCIVCRVATGGMAIAVALTPTVNMTAPNESKSDAKKAISVKIFSEIKSPSSLSSFKVPDIQTPDWHSTSQSSKKSNSGAKKEVTYTISTKGNVRSNLSEFSKQVNETLNDNRGWARMGIVFKEVKEGGSFNLVLSQAELMSSFSSGCDANWSCRVGSSVIINDNRWSGATTAWNEAGGDIRNYRHMVINHEVGHWLGHGHLNCSGANNPAAVMQQQSIDLQGCAFNPWPLDSELWSTTLGIEL
- a CDS encoding general stress protein, whose product is MAGTKAGGLKAAQKNLARDPDFYAKIGRKGGKNGRTGGFAANPALARIAGAKGGRISRRTKKTVQKIAE
- a CDS encoding ROK family protein, with protein sequence MIITVDTGGTKTLVASFDEEKNPKHIIKFPTPKNVDQYIQRVANQIHLITNDKPIDAISVALPGVVKDGVAVWCQNLGWKNQPIRELLSRYFPNIPIFIANDANMAGLASMLRLPKTPRCGLYITLGTGVGTSLILNGNLHKELSDCEGGHMSLNYNGKITTWEEIAAGRVLQRIFGELSSDTPLEVWEEVANRIKAGLQPLIAFTQPDVVVIGGSVGVFTSYFSDILSGLLAENLPAAISVPKIISAPNPEEIVLYGCYDNAISQLTSN
- a CDS encoding 30S ribosomal protein S1, which gives rise to MADAKITMDDLLAQAGDSVKQLTVGETVDGTVLSVKKHEILIDLGPLGVGLVPRREVSLSKNYNVGDSVIASVIDTELEDGYSLLSLRKAAKDRGWDEVMAKLESGEIITVVPYDANRGGLLVEYEGIRGFLPVSQLSAEHYPRVGSSDKDEILQRLNSLVKRDIKARILDADRKANKLIFSEKEAVKEGLAERFQKLAIGDTVTGVVTGVVDFGVFVNVEGIEGLIHISEISWERVNNPSDYVKVGQTIEAKIIAIDKERLSLSMKQLTKDPWLDEVEQFKPGEKVEGTVTRITPFGAFVQLSPAVEALVHVSELGGDGTDPEKVFTLNERKEFTVLDIDKENRKISLSLGKSSKKK
- the infB gene encoding translation initiation factor IF-2; amino-acid sequence: MAEKIVNIADSVTVGELAETLGLSVTTLIGELFKNGIAATINQRLDFETAQIIVEELGLDVQLSRKVVSAEIHHHAHKLSDKAVPRPPIVAVMGHVDHGKTSLLDAILDNKTAAGEAGGITQHISAYQAQRNGRTITLLDTPGHEAFAALRQHGATLTDVVIIVVAADDGVKPQTVEAIRFARSANAKIVVAINKIDKEAANPQLVKTQLASEHGLNPEEWGGDTVMVEVSAKTGQNLDKLLDMVLLVADMEDLRADEDVPAEGLVIEAHMETGRGAVVGLLVENGHLRPGHYLVAGTAYGRVRTLQDFRGKTVKDAGPSMPVNMTGFKELPQFGDGFSIAKSEKEARNLAQRAKIEQEKMAATTNVTGADILKMMNRKHDAEDFNVIIKADVQGSVTSVVDSLKLIDTNGEVELHVVGTGVGNISENDIHLAVGENTVIYGFNVDLPPAVKRLAAREHVEVRIFKVIYELLDDAKASMEALLAPEVVETEIGELEVKGVFRTVREEVIAGGEVKRGKVAKDLLARVKRGEEQIAEVEVSSVQRQQQEAKEVFEGEMCGLSLKTNKKITLEIGDRLEFFTRELVKKTLG